In Acidimicrobiales bacterium, the genomic stretch ACAGCTGGGGGACGGCGGTCGACATCAACGCGCCCGTGAACCCCCGGAAGCGGCCGCTGACCACGAACATCCCGCGGAACGTGCGCGACATGTGGAAGGGCAACGGGTTCCGCTGGGGCGGCGACTTCGTCACCTCGGTGCCCGACCCGATGCACTTCGAGTTCACGGGCACGGTCGCCGACGCCCGGGCCATCAACGCCCGGCTGCGTCGCTTCCTGGGCGCGGCGCCGTCGCCGCCGTCGCCTGGGTCGCCGCCGACGGCCGCGGGGGAGCGGGGGCGGATCATGGAGCTGCAGCGCCTGCTGCGGGTGACCGCCGACGGCGCCATCGGGCCCAACACGGTCGCCGCGATGAGCCGCAACATGATCGGTTGGCGCCGCGACCTGCCGGGCAACCGCAACCCGAACCTGGTGTCGTGGCTGCAGC encodes the following:
- a CDS encoding M15 family metallopeptidase, whose amino-acid sequence is SWGTAVDINAPVNPRKRPLTTNIPRNVRDMWKGNGFRWGGDFVTSVPDPMHFEFTGTVADARAINARLRRFLGAAPSPPSPGSPPTAAGERGRIMELQRLLRVTADGAIGPNTVAAMSRNMIGWRRDLPGNRNPNLVSWLQRQGRRKGYALRVDGAVGAEVNHLIVVVLGQRDGICGPNGYRAAVR